TACTTGCTCTGCTCGGGCAGCAAAGCGCTGTGCTCACAAAAGCATTTTCGAAAAGAACACCCTCCTGCGCAATTCGCCGGTAAGTCCTTGGCATGAACGTTTCATTAAACGAATCGGACCTTTGATCATCGGTAATGATGATGAGAACATTCGGTTTTTGCTCCCTAGCAAATACCACAAACGAATGGCTGAGCGCAAAAAATAGAAAAAGAAAACGAAGAGATTTGTGCATGACTCGTTCTTAAAGCTTAACATGTGGAAAGCTTTGGGGCGAATTGCCCGAATTTTACACCTCCGGGGCAAACTCGCGATATGATGAACTCTAATGAGAGATGTGCTTCAACGGATGCGCGAACTTGCGGAACGCGAGATTTCGACCGGAGAGCTACAGGCGATTAACGATATTCTCAACACTCAAAAGGTCGCCATCTTCATTGTGGCTTACAACGCGGAACGTCATCTGGAACAATTGATTGACAGAATCCCCTCAGCGCTATTTTCCCGGTTCGCTGAAATCTTTATCATCGATGACAAATCCACAGATCGAACCTACGATGTCGCGAACCGAATCAGCTCCAAATATTCTGACTCGAACATGAAGGTTTATCGCACACCTTTCAATCGTGGTTACGGCGGCAATCAGAAGCTCGGCTATCTTTACTCCATAAAGAAGAATTTTGATATTGTGGTGCTTCTCCATGGAGATGGGCAATATCCGCCGGAGTACATACCGAGAATCCTGGCGCCTTTCAAGGAAAGAGAAGTGGATGCTGTTTTTGCTTCCAGGATGTTGAATAAAAAACAGGCGCTTCAGGGTGGAATGCCTGTTTATAAATGGATAGGGAACCAGATACTAACATCCTGCGAGAACAGGATGTTGGGTCTGAGTCTTTCTGAATTTCATACAGGTTTTCGCGCTTATAAAGTATCTTCGCTGAAAAAACTTGCGTTTGAATTCAATTCCGATGGTTTTCATTTCGACACAGAGATCATTATTCAGGCGCTCGCGCATCGCTGGAAGATTTCCGAAGTCTCTATTCCGGCTCACTACGGCGATGAACAATGTCGCGTGAACGGTTTGAGTTACGCCTACAACTGTGTAAAAGCAGTTTTGAAGTATCAACTGGTACAAATGGGACTTTTTTACCAGAGAAATTTCGATTTCCGGTTATTTGAAACGGATAACTACCAGTTTAAAAAGAGTTCGAATTCGTTGCATCAATATGTTTTGAAGACACTAAAGCTGGATCCTGAGATGTCCACAATTGAGCTGGGGGCCAACCACGGGCTCTTAAGCAGGGAGATTGCGGAAAAAGTAGGAAGCCACACGGCGGTAGACCCATTCAGACCGGATCAGGCAGGAACAGCCGAAACGGTGGCAGTGGATTTAAACAAGAAATTTTCTCAGTTCTTTGAAGATCGCAAATTCGACTGTTGCATTGCGCTGGACGTGGTCGAACATCTGGACGATCCGGAGAACTTTCTCAAGCAGGTTTTTGAGATGCTGAAGGTCCGCGGAACGCTTTTTATCAGCACAGCAAACGTATGTTACTTACCGGTTCGACTTTCCCTGCTTTTTGGTCAATTTAACTATGGAAAGAGGGGCATTCTGGACATGACTCACAAGCGCTTGTTTTCTGTCGCAAGCTTCCGGAGATTGGTCGAACAATACGGTTTTCGGGCGAAGGTGATTTATGGATTTTCCCCTCCGATCGTGGATTTGATCAGCAGCAGCTGGATCATGCGCAGGATCGAATCCATTCACGCGTGGATGTCCAGGCATTTTCCGAACTTATTTGCCTACAATTTCCTGGTAATTGCAGAGCGGATCGATGGATTATCAGACATTTTTGAGCAAACGGTCCGCGATTTAAAACTGCAGGAATCCATCTCAAACAAGGATGGACGTCTTATCAATTAGACAGGAATCATCGAATGACGATCTGCAAGGACTCGCGGCCGGTCTATCCATGGATGCTGTAAACGAGGTCGATATGGATCTAATACGACACCCTGTGTATCAAACCAGAGAGCGCCCCTTTATGATCATCTGGGAAACAACGCAAGCCTGCGATCTTGCGTGCCGCCACTGCCGGGCAGAAGCGCAGTCCAACCATGATCCTCTTGCCTTGAGGACGGAGGAAGCGAAAAGACTCCTCGATCAGGTTGAAAGTTTTGGAAAACCCAGGCCTCTATTCATTTTTACCGGCGGCGATCCCTTCAAGCGGGACGATCTTTTCGAACTCGTTCGCTATGCTTCAGATTTAGGAATTCCCACAGGCGTTTCACCTTCGGGAACTCCAAAATTGACTGGGGAAAATTTACAAAGAATCAAAGACGCCGGCGCTAAGGCTATTTCCTTAAGTATCGATGGATCAGACGCAAGGCGTCACGATGACTTCCGCCGCGTGCCCGGATCTTTTTACTGGACAACAAACGGTTGGAAGATGGCAAGAGAAATGGGGTTGAAGGTTCAGGTTAATACAACCGTGAGCCGTTATAATCTGCACGATCTTCCAAACATTTTCCGGCTCGTCGCAGAAAGGGGAGCCTTGACCTGGAGCCTCTTTTTTCTCGTTCCGGTCGGTCGTGCACAACAGGACGATGAAATTACTCCGGGAGAATACGAAGCGGTCATGCACTTCTTATATGATGCCGGTAAGTATGTGAGCGCGAAACCCACGGAAGGCCATCACTTTAAAAGAGTTGTTTTGCAGCGAGCAATTCTGGAAGAAAAGGGGATTGATGCACATCAATACTTTGACCTCCATCCGGCTTATCTTGTTTTGAAGCGCGATCTCGACAGGATTGTCCAGGACCTCGCATTACTTTCGAAGGAGACCGGCATGAAAAGGACACCAATGCATATCAATGCTGGAAACGGATTTGTTTTCATTTCAGTAAGAGGTGAAGTCTTTCCCAGCGGATTTCTGCCGATCAGTGGTGGGAATGTCCGCAAGGATTCTCTGATCGATATCTATAGAAGCTCCGCTCTGTTCTGCGAACTTCGCGATATCAGCAACTTCGAGGGTCGCTGCGGCCGGTGCGAGTTTGTTTCGGTTTGTGGCGGCTCACGGTCGCGCGCGTACGCCATTTCCGGCGATCCGCTGGCGGAAGAGCCGTTTTGTACCTACCAGCCGGGAACGTTTAAGTTTCAAGACGAAGTTCGGGCTCACCTGGATGGTATGCACTAGTGTCCTGTTAACAGAAGGTTCTAGCCTTCGTCTCTTAGCTTTTTCTCTAATAACTTAGAAGCTTCGGCCCCAATTCGGTTGCAGGATTCAATGACTCCTGTTTCGTGCATCCGTTCCAGTGCAGATACATCAGCCAGCAATTCCTGCATGAAGGAGGAAAGGGCAGTTAGATTTGCGTCATCTGATATCTGTTGATCGCCCATAGATCACGAGACGAAGCAACTTGTATGCCATCCGCTCGTCTTGCTGGATTGCATGAGCCGTTGACAAAATGTCTGAAGTTTTCTGGACTAATCCTTCTTCTTGTGTTCGATTTGGAAAGCGCGGAACTCTGTTTCGGATATCAGTTTTCCTGCTTGATCCAATGCTTGCACTTGCCAGACATACCAGGTAACAGGCTTCAACCGTTTCCATTGATCCGGTTTCAACTGATAACGAGTGGTCTCCACAGGGAGAGAGGCTGAAAGTATTTCCACGCCTTTCACCAAAAACAGATCGGGATTTTGCAGGACCTTTGATCCGGCGAGCTCTTGTGTTTCCGGCAGAGGTTCCACGGATGGAGTCTTGCCTAGAATTGTATTGAAACTGGCGCGTTCGAAAATTGCGAATCGCAATAGGGTACCGGACGATTTCCCGTTCCATTCAAATGTGGATGCTTCCGTGATGCGCGCATTCCGCGCAGGCAAAGTAAGGGTTAGTTTGACATCCTCCGGATCTCCTGCCGGCGCGCGAACAAAGTAAGTAACCTGTGGCAGCTCGAAGCCTGATACGGGTTGCTCAATCCGGAACCGGAGGAAATGTCTACCGGTGACAACGGTCGGTAAAGGAGGAACGGGGGGCGAGTGAAAAAGAATCCGATCACCGTAAGTCAGGTGATACTGGACTTGCTGCAAAGTACGAAACTGCGTGCTGTTCGGTTCCTGTACCTCCCATACCGCTTTCATCAAACCGGTGCCGTTGTAACGAACTTCTGCAGAAGCACGTGCGCGCGGATCATTCTGCAGAAATGTTGCTTCACCTCTTTCGTTTTCGAAAAAGATTGTGACTGCCGCGATGGAGAAGTTCCCATACGCGCTTGTGGAAAGCCGGCAAGTCAGAGCAGACTGACCGGATGCTCCTGTACTGGTCGAACGGAAGGTGCGTCTGTAGAAAAAGGTGGGCGCATTTAACTTCAGTGCGCGATTCGATACATCCGGCGGAATCAACAAAGTTTCATTTACATTTGCAGAGCCGCCCGCAGAAACAGTGGTTGTTAAGTCAGTTGTTACCTGACCCAGAACCTGGCTTCCTAATACAAAGAGTCCTTCCTCCGAAACAACAGTCGTTGGAGCGGATTCACTGGATTGGATCGACCAGGTTATCAGCACCGCGGAGGGCTGCGTGATGACAACAGCGGCACCCGCAGGATTGTTGGAGACGCTTAATTGAGCGTGCGCCGTAGATGCAAAAATCGCAAACAGGAATAACACAGGAATCTTTTTCCACATGATTTCACCTACCTTTCAAACGGCCATCCAAGATCCAAAAGTACGAAAACTTCAAATCCCTTTTGTTTTGTGGGAAAAGGGGCATCAACAATACTCCGGTTATAAGAAGCTCGAACCGACACAGTTTGTTTTCCTTTGAGCTTCAAAAGATTGTGAACATGATACGAAAGCTGTGCCGTACCGCTGAAGTTGGAATTGATGTTTAATCGATCCGAACTGTCTGTCGAAGCGAAACTCAGCTGACTATCAAGTGTAAAACGTTCCGGTTGAAGCGGAATGGATCCCGTAAAAGAATAAGTCCACAAATCAGTATTGATCTTCGTATCGCGATTTCCCTGGCGGATAAAACTGATCGATGGACCGATGTTGTAAGACGGCGCAGGCATGAATACGGCAGCGAGCGTAATGTTTTTCGCATCAGAATCAGGTACACGATCATTCAGATCTTTGTTGATGCCATAAGTCGTGTTCAGGCTCAACGTCCATTTGGTTCGTGTCAGGTTTGCAAGAAAGGCCACAGTATCCACGATGTTACGCACGGCAAGAAAAGATACGGCTTCCCCCCCGCTTTCTTGCTCGGTTCGCGTAGCCGTTACTGAAAGTGACGGCCACTTCGGCAACCCTTCCGTTGAAAAGGGCGTGTAGTTGAGCCCGGCGCTGTATGCAAGATTGTCGACAGTCGGAATAATGGCAAGAGCTTTTACGTTATCGTGAAATTTTGAAGCTCCACCTGTGAAGGCAACCTGACCATACGTCCAGGTGGAATTTAGATTGAAACCGCGACGGTCACTCACCAAAAATGGATTGCCGAGAGTTTTGAAAAACGTGCCCAGGTCCTGAATTTCGAGTTGTGCAAGAAATTTCGAAGAACGATTCCTCCATGTTTTTGCCGTGGGATCGTAAATGAATTTCAGCTGCAGTGCGTGGTCCTGATTGCCTTCAAAATCGTCCGATGCATTGAAATCAAAATCGCTCCAACCCGCGTTTGCTTCCACGCGAAATTGATTGGCCCAGCTGCCGGTTGTAACATACACCCCCACGGCATCTCCTTTTGAGCCGCGTGTCACACCTCCAAAGTTGAATCCTTGCTCAGTTTCGTTTTCTCCGCGAAGATAATAAAAGCGCAGGTTCAAATTTTCAGGTTTTCCCGTAGGCGCGATGAAAAAAGACCCTCCATCGACTCGCTGCTCGGCGTTGGAGATTCCGAAACCATGACGAAACCCCAGAATGGCTTCGGAACGCACGGAGAATACATCGAACCCGGACGAACGAAAAGGAAGCTTTTGTTGAAAATAAATTCCACGGCGTGAAAGATTCGCTACACCAAGCAGGTCAAAATTTACAAGTACATCACCAAGGGATACAGTGCTGTTACCGTAACTTAGAGCTGCCTGGAAATTAGCGAGATCAATATCCTTTGGGGTTTCGCCGGGTGTTGGATTTTGCGCCTGGAGATTGGAGTTGAATGAGGTTTGAAATTTTCCGGTGCTTTGATTGCGGATCGCGATATTTGAGTTGAATCGATGGCGGTCGACGCTGGGTGTTTCCGTTCGCGCTTTGTATTCCAGAGTCCCGGTCGGTTCCACGGCAAATGTAAAATTTTTCGGACCTTCTTGAATTGTAAAGTTCCAGATGATTTCCTGAATCGGTTTTCCATCGGAAGTTGTGCCCGTAATCCGAATTTCATGCTGTCCGGCGGTAAACGCATTGGGTGGCTGATAAACCAATGCTCCTTCCGCCGATTGCACGAAAGCCGTAATGTCATTTCTATCCACCTCAAACAGGATCTTCTCTTTTTGAATCTGTTGACCGGCGTCATCGAACTTGATACGGATTTGCGGTGTTGTGATAGAACTAACATCTCCCGGCGATGGCTGTTGTTCAAGAATTACCGGCACAAACAAATTGGAATCCTGGCATACGGTTGTTCCCGGCACGCAAGCAACCATCACAAAAAAAAGGATAGATTTATAAAGTCTTATGGACCCCTTCACGTTATTCCTCTCCCAACTTGCCTTTCATTGAACACCTACGCGACACGGCGTATTAGATCATAAAGCAAGCTTTTTGCCATGTATTGTGACCCGGCATGTGGTCGAGGCAGGTGTTTAAAAGATTTGAATCCCGCAACCCAAATCGCTTTTTCGGCAACTTTAGTTGCTTCAGGCCGATACGAATATCGCGACGGAGTTCGCGGACACCAGATAATGCCCGGACTGGACCGGGATCTCTTTGCCGTTGTCCGCAATATCATTCGGGGAAGGAAGGGATGTGTCAACACTCTGAAGCCACTGTTTTTGCGCGGGCAAAAGGGGCAGCTCGAATTGCAAATCTTCCCAGTAGCAGTTGATCATCGCATGAAGATCAGGCGCGCCTTGAAATCCCGCAAGAGTGAACGCAATCGAGTGCGAATGAAAACCCCAATCAGGATGATTCAGTTTGATGCCGTGCCAGGTGATTTCGGGCCAACCATATTCATTCTTCTGCCCGAAAAAATAATCGAAGGAACGTAGAGCCGGATGACTCTTCCGAAAGCGAATCATTTCTTTGCAAAACCGCAACAGATCGCGCTGCTTTTCCAGCAGAGTCCAATCGAACCAGCTGATTTCGTTGTCCTGGCAGTAAGCATTATTATTACCGCGCTGGGATCTGCGAACTTCATCACCCATAAGGATCATGGGAGTTCCCTGTGATAAGAAAAGAATGGCCAGAAAATTCTTAATTTGTTTTCTCCGGAAAGCTTCCAGCTCAGGAGTTCCGGGCCCCTCAACACCATAGTTGGAACTGTAGTTTTCGTTCTGACCGTCGCGGTTCTCTTCGCCATTTTCTAAATTGTGTTTGTGATTGTAGGAGACAAGGTCGTTCAGCGTGAATCCGTCATGGCAAGTGATGTAATTGATGCTTTGATGCGGATTGCGGCCATACTGATGATAAAGATCGGGACTTCCCAGAATGCGGGAAGCGAAACTTTCTATAGTTCCATTGTCACCGCGAACGAAACGCCGAACGTCGTCGCGATATCTGCCGTTCCATTCTGCCCATCGCTCACCAGGAAAGGATCCAACCTGATATAAACCGGCAGCATCCCATGCTTCCGCTATGATTTTGGTTTTTTGCAAAACAGGATCCGACTCAATCTCCCACAATAAGGGTGGATTCTCCATAGGGCGCCCCTTTTCATCGCGCGCAAGAACAGATGCAAGATCAAAGCGAAATCCATCCACATGCATGACATTCACCCAGTAGCGCAAGCAATCGAGGATCAAACGCCGGATGACGGGATGATTACAGCTCACCGTATTTCCACAGCCGGAATAGTTGGCGTATTTTGATTTATCGTGGTTCTCCAGCAAATAGTAAGTGGAGTTCTCCAGTCCCTTTAGACTTATGGTGGGGCCGTTCTCATCACCTTCCCCTGTATGGTTGAAGACGACATCCAGAATCACTTCCAGGCCTGCCTTATGAAGCGTCTTTACCATGTCGCGAAATCCAGTGAGATATTCCATCTGTTCCCAGTCGGCAATGTAGTAACCTCGATGTGGCGCAAAGAATCCGATCGGGTTATAGCCCCAGTAATTGTTCAGCTTTTCGCCGGTTCCCGGATGGACATAGGAATTTTCGGTAGCATCAAATTGCTGAACCGGAAGTAACTCAACCGTAGTGATTCCCAATTCTTTTAAATATGGAATTTTTTCAACAACTCCGTCAAATGTTCCCGGGTATTGAACGCGCGCTGATGGATGACGTGTGAAGCCCCGCACGTGCATTTCATAGATGATGACATCGGAGAGGCTGTGGCGTGGGGATGGCACGCTCTCCCAATCGTAGAGATCCGAATTCACCGTTAGACTTTTCAGCGCAAAACCACAGTTTTCTTCCGGAGAGCATGCTTGTTCGCGAGACCAATTCTTCCCGTACACAACGCCTTTTGAATAAGGATCGATCAAAACCTTTTTGCTGTTAAAACGATGCCCTTGTGCGGGATCAAACGGGCCATAAACCCTGTAGGCGTAGATCTGACCCCCACCGATTCCTTCTACAAAGATGTGCCAGTAGTAAAACGTTTTGTTAATCTGAGGATGGAGAATAAAAACGCGATCTGGTTGGAGATCCGCAAAATGATTAAACAGAAGCAACTCAACATTGCTGGCCCGCAGCGAAAAGAGCGAGAAGTTGACACCTCCGGGAAGAACCGTTGCTCCCAGCGGGTACGGCTCGCCCCGTGATGTAGCAGGAGCCGGTTTGGACGTCATTTAAAGTGCTCCTTCCTTTGGATGTGGGAGGCATGGGTTCGAGCAATGGATGTTGTTCCGGCTAACTGCATGATGCGTATGAGCTCGGCCTGAAGCAGATCACTCGCTGAAACGTGTAATGGGTGATCGGAAGTGTCTACCTGAAGGATCTCTTCTTCTTCCAGCTCTTCCAGAGTGATTCCTCGCGACGAAGCTTCTTGCAGGATCATTTCTTTGGTTTGTTTAAGCGTTGATCGCACATCGTTGAGAATAGTGTCGAGGTCATCCGGATCGTTTCCAGTTGCCCCATGATCAGCGCGTCTCTTGGACTCCATAGAAAACAGAAGGCAACGGGAGGTCATAGCGCAACGTTCGCATCAGCGATCACAATAGTTAAAGATGCTTTCCACAAAACCGCTTTCCGTATCTAATTTTGCTGTCACTTAAGATTCCTAAATTTTCTTGAAATTCAGTCTAACGAATAACGTTATGATGGGCGATTCACACGAATTAGTTGATTCTTTAAGTCGGATTTCGATTGTATCGCCTCATGAATCCGTCTCGCCTGTTGAGCAAAGTCAGGATCAAACGTGCAAACAACGATGCCGTGGTGTTGCTGGATGCTGTTGTGCAAATGAACAAAATGTTTTCGATTCAAGGTCAAGAGTGTCCGGCCTTCTTTGCTGGCGAAATCCAAAACCTGATCATCCGGAATAGCGAGACCAGCCTTGCCTGTCTCTTGAATCGTTAGAACGTCATGGCCAAAACGCCGAAGCTCGTCAACGACAGGGTAGGGGAAATTTTCATTTGCATACAGCCGTGCCATTTCAAGCGGCCTCATTTTCCTGAATCTGCTTCTCGATTTCGTCGCGATGGGATCGGACATACGCCCACGCATTCACGAGATCCTCAGCACGCAAGGTTTGATAAACCTTTAGAATCTCGGCCTCACTCAGGCCCAGACGCCTTGCCTGTTCCAGCACCCATACAGGGATTCTCGTGCGCACGATCCGGGCTTCGCCGCCGCAAATTCCCGGAGTTGCGTCAATACCAGGGAAAGAATCGGCAAGGTCACGGACCACTGATTGGAGCAGCTTCGCCTTCTCGGCGCGGCTGAGATGAGAAAGCATTTCTTCGATCTCTTTCAATTTGCTCATAGTCTTATTTATTAAATTATAACAAAAGGAACGCACACCGACGAATCAGGTACGATGAACTACTTTATTCTTTTTGAACGGCAGGTTCCTGGAATGGAATGTAATTCTCCCAGAACCAGGGAGTGAACGTGTCACGAATACAGTAGTTAAGCAAGTCTTTAAATATCTTTTCACCGTTATCGCTGTTGGACATGACAACAAAGCCGATCTTCTTGTCAGGAAAGCAAATGGAATAGTGACCCCAGCCTTCATCGTGACCTTCTTTGAAGAATGCCCATCCGTAAGGAGACTTAAGCAGTCCCCATCCGAGTCCATAGCTCAACTGAATGCCGTCATTCTCATCCGTTTGGACCCGTGACAGAGGGCCAAACTGTTGCTTCGACCGGATTCGAATTTGAGGACTCCACATTTGATGGAAACTTTCCGCTTTAAGTCCTTTTTTCTGGAGCATGGCCTCCAGAAACAAAGAATAATCGGCGATGGTCATTTCGAGTGATCCTGCAGCATTGGCTGCCGTCCTTTTCTTTTTTGCAAGAGGCGTCCCTTCGTGATCATGTCCCTGGCAATGGTTGCTCTCAAATCGTTGTTCCCATACGTAGCTGCTGCGAAGCATACCGAACGGTTCGATAACGTTTGTGTGAACTGATTGTTGAAACTCCTGTTTCAATATCTGTTCAATGACAAATTGGAGCAGATAAAGGCCTTCACCCGAATAACTGTATTTGGTTCCCGGTTCGGATTTGATTCTTAATTGTTCATCGTCTTCAAACCATCTCCAGTTGGGAAACCCTGTAGTATGGCTCAAACACATACGGGCCGTGATCTTCCTGTGGCGATCATCGTCTTTCAAGCTCTGATAACCCTGTGAGGATTTGGCAAAGGAGTATTCGTAAAGAGGCTTGTCCAGATACTTTACAAGAGGTGTATCAAGCTGAAGGGAGCCTTTTTCGACAAGCTGCATGACGTAATAGGCAAAAACCGCCTTACTGAACGAGGCGCCATAGAAGATCGTATCTTGCGACAGCGGTTCTCCCGTTTTTGAATTCTTGTAGCCGAACATTTGCATATAGGCGACGCGATTCTCATTTAGAATGGAAAGGGCAAGTCCGGCAACTCCCGCTTTGCGCATCAATTCTTTGACATGATCGGTTAATTGGGATCCTGAAACAGACGTTCCGTCGAGTCTCTGAATTGTTTCTTCTCCCGGAGCAATGAGTGACAGCGCGAGTAACAAGATACAACACGATCGAACAGAAAATTTCATTGTGACAGTTTACGGCTAAGCTGATCACCTGACAAGCTCAGTCCGATTCTGCCAGTAGTGGTTTTGTGGACGGGTCGTCCGCACCACATTTTTAACGACTTCGCCTTATCCGCTGTATGCTTGCTCCAGGGTTTCGATGTCAGGTTTTT
The bacterium DNA segment above includes these coding regions:
- a CDS encoding alpha-hydroxy-acid oxidizing protein, with the protein product MESKRRADHGATGNDPDDLDTILNDVRSTLKQTKEMILQEASSRGITLEELEEEEILQVDTSDHPLHVSASDLLQAELIRIMQLAGTTSIARTHASHIQRKEHFK
- the glgX gene encoding glycogen debranching protein GlgX; its protein translation is MTSKPAPATSRGEPYPLGATVLPGGVNFSLFSLRASNVELLLFNHFADLQPDRVFILHPQINKTFYYWHIFVEGIGGGQIYAYRVYGPFDPAQGHRFNSKKVLIDPYSKGVVYGKNWSREQACSPEENCGFALKSLTVNSDLYDWESVPSPRHSLSDVIIYEMHVRGFTRHPSARVQYPGTFDGVVEKIPYLKELGITTVELLPVQQFDATENSYVHPGTGEKLNNYWGYNPIGFFAPHRGYYIADWEQMEYLTGFRDMVKTLHKAGLEVILDVVFNHTGEGDENGPTISLKGLENSTYYLLENHDKSKYANYSGCGNTVSCNHPVIRRLILDCLRYWVNVMHVDGFRFDLASVLARDEKGRPMENPPLLWEIESDPVLQKTKIIAEAWDAAGLYQVGSFPGERWAEWNGRYRDDVRRFVRGDNGTIESFASRILGSPDLYHQYGRNPHQSINYITCHDGFTLNDLVSYNHKHNLENGEENRDGQNENYSSNYGVEGPGTPELEAFRRKQIKNFLAILFLSQGTPMILMGDEVRRSQRGNNNAYCQDNEISWFDWTLLEKQRDLLRFCKEMIRFRKSHPALRSFDYFFGQKNEYGWPEITWHGIKLNHPDWGFHSHSIAFTLAGFQGAPDLHAMINCYWEDLQFELPLLPAQKQWLQSVDTSLPSPNDIADNGKEIPVQSGHYLVSANSVAIFVSA
- a CDS encoding beta-lactamase family protein yields the protein MKFSVRSCCILLLALSLIAPGEETIQRLDGTSVSGSQLTDHVKELMRKAGVAGLALSILNENRVAYMQMFGYKNSKTGEPLSQDTIFYGASFSKAVFAYYVMQLVEKGSLQLDTPLVKYLDKPLYEYSFAKSSQGYQSLKDDDRHRKITARMCLSHTTGFPNWRWFEDDEQLRIKSEPGTKYSYSGEGLYLLQFVIEQILKQEFQQSVHTNVIEPFGMLRSSYVWEQRFESNHCQGHDHEGTPLAKKKRTAANAAGSLEMTIADYSLFLEAMLQKKGLKAESFHQMWSPQIRIRSKQQFGPLSRVQTDENDGIQLSYGLGWGLLKSPYGWAFFKEGHDEGWGHYSICFPDKKIGFVVMSNSDNGEKIFKDLLNYCIRDTFTPWFWENYIPFQEPAVQKE
- a CDS encoding bifunctional glycosyltransferase/class I SAM-dependent methyltransferase, producing MRDVLQRMRELAEREISTGELQAINDILNTQKVAIFIVAYNAERHLEQLIDRIPSALFSRFAEIFIIDDKSTDRTYDVANRISSKYSDSNMKVYRTPFNRGYGGNQKLGYLYSIKKNFDIVVLLHGDGQYPPEYIPRILAPFKEREVDAVFASRMLNKKQALQGGMPVYKWIGNQILTSCENRMLGLSLSEFHTGFRAYKVSSLKKLAFEFNSDGFHFDTEIIIQALAHRWKISEVSIPAHYGDEQCRVNGLSYAYNCVKAVLKYQLVQMGLFYQRNFDFRLFETDNYQFKKSSNSLHQYVLKTLKLDPEMSTIELGANHGLLSREIAEKVGSHTAVDPFRPDQAGTAETVAVDLNKKFSQFFEDRKFDCCIALDVVEHLDDPENFLKQVFEMLKVRGTLFISTANVCYLPVRLSLLFGQFNYGKRGILDMTHKRLFSVASFRRLVEQYGFRAKVIYGFSPPIVDLISSSWIMRRIESIHAWMSRHFPNLFAYNFLVIAERIDGLSDIFEQTVRDLKLQESISNKDGRLIN
- a CDS encoding TIGR04053 family radical SAM/SPASM domain-containing protein, whose translation is MDVLSIRQESSNDDLQGLAAGLSMDAVNEVDMDLIRHPVYQTRERPFMIIWETTQACDLACRHCRAEAQSNHDPLALRTEEAKRLLDQVESFGKPRPLFIFTGGDPFKRDDLFELVRYASDLGIPTGVSPSGTPKLTGENLQRIKDAGAKAISLSIDGSDARRHDDFRRVPGSFYWTTNGWKMAREMGLKVQVNTTVSRYNLHDLPNIFRLVAERGALTWSLFFLVPVGRAQQDDEITPGEYEAVMHFLYDAGKYVSAKPTEGHHFKRVVLQRAILEEKGIDAHQYFDLHPAYLVLKRDLDRIVQDLALLSKETGMKRTPMHINAGNGFVFISVRGEVFPSGFLPISGGNVRKDSLIDIYRSSALFCELRDISNFEGRCGRCEFVSVCGGSRSRAYAISGDPLAEEPFCTYQPGTFKFQDEVRAHLDGMH
- a CDS encoding DUF433 domain-containing protein, translated to MSKLKEIEEMLSHLSRAEKAKLLQSVVRDLADSFPGIDATPGICGGEARIVRTRIPVWVLEQARRLGLSEAEILKVYQTLRAEDLVNAWAYVRSHRDEIEKQIQENEAA
- a CDS encoding DUF5615 family PIN-like protein, with product MARLYANENFPYPVVDELRRFGHDVLTIQETGKAGLAIPDDQVLDFASKEGRTLLTLNRKHFVHLHNSIQQHHGIVVCTFDPDFAQQARRIHEAIQSKSDLKNQLIRVNRPS